The Neochlamydia sp. S13 genome has a segment encoding these proteins:
- a CDS encoding cytochrome-c peroxidase, with product MKLAQIAWIAFFLMGVAWSEVNVSDASKMNFLAEPQKLILPYGLPEIPWPKDNPYHAKKAELGRLLYFDTRLSSDGTVSCASCHAPSEGFSDRRPVSIGIKGRYGSRHSMTIINSAYQPLLFWDGRAKTLEEQSKGPIANPKEMTLADNPHEAHWQCQERVKNIAGYRLLFKEVFYNEECTIDDIAKALSTFERTLLSGNSPYDRYIKGDKSAMNAEQVNGYQVFLSKGCIDCHHGVNFSSGDFANIGIGMASSKPDLGRYEITKRDKDWGAFKVPILREIVSNHPYMHDGSLKTLEEVIEYYDKGGTPNPNLHPLMKPLHLKEEEKKALLSFLKALDGEGWQHIQSPSTFPE from the coding sequence ATGAAGCTTGCGCAGATAGCATGGATAGCTTTTTTTTTGATGGGTGTAGCATGGAGTGAAGTGAATGTCAGCGATGCATCAAAAATGAATTTCCTGGCCGAGCCTCAAAAACTTATCCTTCCTTATGGATTACCTGAAATTCCTTGGCCTAAAGATAACCCTTATCATGCAAAAAAAGCAGAGTTAGGACGGCTTTTATATTTTGATACTAGGCTCTCATCAGATGGAACTGTTTCTTGTGCAAGCTGTCATGCGCCCTCTGAAGGTTTTTCAGACCGCAGACCTGTATCCATAGGAATTAAAGGACGATACGGTAGCCGCCACTCGATGACTATTATCAATTCCGCCTATCAACCTTTACTATTTTGGGACGGTAGAGCTAAAACTCTTGAAGAACAAAGTAAAGGGCCTATTGCCAATCCTAAAGAGATGACTTTAGCCGATAACCCTCATGAGGCCCATTGGCAATGCCAAGAACGTGTAAAAAACATTGCAGGCTATCGCCTTCTCTTTAAAGAAGTATTTTACAATGAAGAGTGTACAATAGATGATATTGCCAAAGCTCTTTCTACATTTGAACGTACCCTTTTATCTGGAAATTCTCCTTATGATCGCTACATTAAAGGTGACAAATCAGCCATGAACGCTGAGCAAGTGAATGGTTATCAAGTGTTTTTATCAAAAGGATGTATTGATTGTCATCATGGAGTTAATTTTAGCAGCGGAGATTTTGCTAACATTGGGATAGGGATGGCTTCTTCTAAGCCAGACTTAGGACGCTATGAAATAACAAAAAGAGATAAAGATTGGGGAGCTTTTAAAGTACCTATCCTCAGAGAAATAGTTAGCAATCATCCTTATATGCACGATGGAAGCCTTAAGACTCTAGAGGAAGTGATTGAGTATTATGATAAAGGAGGCACGCCTAATCCTAACCTGCACCCTTTGATGAAGCCCTTACATCTTAAAGAAGAAGAAAAAAAAGCTCTTCTTAGTTTCTTAAAAGCCCTCGATGGTGAAGGTTGGCAGCACATTCAATCGCCTTCGACTTTTCCTGAATAG
- a CDS encoding class I fructose-bisphosphate aldolase — translation MLEIADIERFLGAEADSLLHYQCKKVSKEALHLPGPEWLSKIHGVSDRPVRVLASLQALFNHGRLGGTGYLSILPVDQGIEHSAGATFAPNPIYFDPQNIMKLALESGCNAVASTLETLGLVARKYAHRLPFIAKINHNELLSYPNRYDQILFGNVKQAWNMGAMAVGATIYFGATESNRQIKEISEAFSQAHELGMATILWCYLRNPAFKVDGIDYHESADLTGQANHLGATIGADIVKQKLPLNNGGYKALNKDKKGSYGKYAEAMYTNLCTDHPIDLCRYQVLNGYSGRVGLINSGGASLGQKNLEEAVRTAVINKRAGGMGLISGRKTFQCPLDEGVKIFHAIQDVYLNKAITIA, via the coding sequence GTGCTTGAAATAGCTGATATTGAAAGATTTCTTGGAGCTGAAGCTGATTCTTTACTCCACTACCAATGTAAAAAAGTTTCCAAAGAGGCACTTCATTTGCCCGGGCCAGAGTGGTTAAGTAAAATTCATGGTGTTAGCGATCGTCCCGTACGTGTACTTGCCAGCCTTCAAGCGCTCTTTAATCATGGGCGCTTGGGAGGAACAGGATATCTTTCCATCCTTCCTGTTGATCAGGGTATCGAACATTCAGCAGGTGCTACTTTTGCTCCTAACCCTATCTATTTTGATCCGCAAAATATTATGAAATTAGCTTTAGAAAGTGGCTGTAATGCGGTAGCTTCAACCTTAGAAACATTAGGACTTGTCGCACGAAAATATGCACATCGACTTCCTTTTATAGCAAAAATTAATCATAATGAGCTTCTTAGCTATCCTAACCGTTATGACCAAATTCTTTTCGGAAATGTTAAGCAAGCTTGGAATATGGGAGCAATGGCCGTAGGTGCCACCATTTATTTTGGTGCAACAGAAAGTAATCGTCAGATTAAGGAAATTAGTGAGGCTTTTTCACAGGCGCATGAATTAGGCATGGCTACCATTCTTTGGTGTTATTTACGTAACCCAGCTTTTAAAGTCGATGGCATAGATTACCATGAGAGTGCTGACCTCACAGGCCAGGCCAATCATCTGGGAGCAACCATTGGAGCAGACATTGTAAAACAAAAATTACCTCTTAATAATGGGGGCTATAAAGCTCTAAATAAAGATAAGAAAGGCAGTTACGGCAAATATGCTGAAGCTATGTACACAAACCTTTGTACTGATCACCCTATCGATCTTTGCCGTTATCAAGTATTAAATGGCTATAGCGGCCGTGTGGGGCTTATCAATTCAGGAGGAGCTTCTTTAGGGCAAAAAAACTTGGAAGAAGCAGTTCGTACAGCTGTGATTAACAAAAGAGCTGGAGGGATGGGCCTAATCAGTGGACGTAAAACTTTTCAATGCCCTCTTGACGAAGGCGTAAAAATCTTCCATGCCATACAAGATGTATATCTAAACAAAGCTATTACTATTGCCTAG
- a CDS encoding DUF4116 domain-containing protein: protein MVINFLSKACLFIDHKADYIPIASTVVNLVNIFQKVIVLPLKEKENLSRNPYYTHLKQKTFKRCAILLIPVLGNILVGIWNFAPSKEDDKDALCAAIRSVQHNGMALKYASPELRNVKQVVLAAVQQNGKALKYASPKLRNVKQVVLSAVQQDGKALKYASPKLRDVKQVVLAAVQKCSWALEYAGEDLRNDRKFFLAVVRQHGNDLRHASEKLRNDKEIVLAAVQEWGWALRHASEKLRNDKEIVLAAVQQDGSALEYASEELRNDREVVITAVKQYGLALKYASEKLRNDPEVLRCLAG, encoded by the coding sequence ATGGTAATAAATTTTCTATCTAAAGCATGCCTATTTATTGATCATAAGGCTGATTACATACCTATCGCCAGTACGGTGGTTAATTTAGTCAACATCTTCCAAAAAGTAATTGTCTTACCTTTAAAGGAAAAAGAAAATCTTTCTAGAAACCCTTATTATACTCACCTCAAACAAAAAACTTTTAAGCGTTGCGCGATTTTGTTGATTCCGGTGTTGGGAAATATACTCGTTGGGATTTGGAATTTTGCTCCTAGTAAAGAGGATGATAAAGACGCTCTGTGCGCTGCAATTCGGTCTGTTCAGCATAATGGTATGGCCCTTAAATATGCTAGTCCAGAGCTTCGAAACGTTAAGCAAGTTGTTCTTGCTGCTGTTCAGCAAAACGGTAAGGCCCTTAAATATGCTAGTCCAAAGCTTCGAAACGTTAAGCAAGTTGTTCTTTCCGCTGTTCAGCAAGACGGTAAGGCCCTTAAATATGCTAGTCCAAAGCTTCGAGACGTTAAGCAAGTCGTTCTTGCCGCTGTTCAGAAATGTAGCTGGGCGCTTGAATATGCTGGCGAAGATCTTCGAAATGATAGAAAATTCTTTCTTGCGGTTGTTCGGCAACACGGTAATGATCTTAGGCACGCTAGCGAAAAGCTGAGGAACGACAAGGAAATCGTCCTTGCGGCTGTTCAGGAATGGGGCTGGGCGCTTAGGCACGCTAGCGAAAAGCTGAGGAACGACAAGGAAATCGTCCTTGCGGCTGTCCAGCAAGACGGTTCAGCGCTTGAATATGCTAGCGAAGAGCTTCGAAATGATAGGGAAGTTGTCATTACGGCTGTTAAGCAATACGGCCTAGCGCTTAAGTACGCTAGCGAAAAGCTGAGGAACGACCCGGAAGTCCTTCGCTGTCTAGCAGGATAG
- a CDS encoding efflux RND transporter permease subunit yields MILSDLSIKRPTFISMITFGLAIFGLLAYKELGVDLYPKIDFPIITIISSLPGADPESIEKTVTEVIEEAVATLNSIKHLRSTSAEGISQVVVEFDLEKNIDIAYQEIQAKLGTIRKELPSDLQEIVIGKFDIDSAPIMALLISGDLPIQQLSYLADKSIKDKLQQVSGVGQIKLIGKQERTIWISLDPYKMEGFSVTVQDISTALKAQHIELPGGRISSSTHELAVKTKAEWEEIKNLKDIVVAYRHGYPVTLTDIGHIEDGWEEPRTLARLNHQQAIALLITRQSGTNTVNVAQALKKTIGEIQQELRPQGINIEIAQDLSLFIEHSMKDINFHLMFGGLLAVIIVFLFLGDLKITMISALAIPISVILTFILLRIVGFTLNNMTMLALSLSIGILIDDAIVVVENIYRHLKRGKSAKEAAAIGTQEIGLAAFAITMSIVAVFLPVAFMKGIIGRFFYQFGITVTFAVLISLFVAFTLTPMLASRFLTLHMSTGKLALSMERILDSLDRVYTKLLSKALNYSKTTLLLAISLLIGTLFLGKYIRSEFIPLEDRSEFFIKVKVPLGSSLVVTDEAIRKILQDISPQPWVKYTFTTIGSDSFNRVNEGTVYVKMTDKESRSLSQAEAMKFAREKLSSLPHIITSIEPVPAIGGGGRRNAAIQLDIKGANLEKIDQIANQIKNHLEETSGYVDVDTSYEKGKPEIEISIKRDEATALGVLPIFIAQEIKALVGGLEVSKFRSNGERYNISLRLSEEFRNKPQDIFQLSVKNNKGKLIKLSNLVNIKEKQGPVQINRYNRARFISVFSNLQEGKKVLGDAINEINSFISQIKMPLGYRTSFSGAAESMKESFQHLIFALLLAVVIIYMVLASQFESFVQPLVIMLSLPFSIIGALGILIITDMTLSIFTIIGIIMLLGLVTKNAILLVDYINTLRTQEGMDRKEAIMLAGPTRLRPILMTTLAMIFGMLPIALGHGPGSESQAPMAMAIIGGLSTSMLLTLIIVPIAYLIAEELPGKTSQLFKKLCKLKARLTKSS; encoded by the coding sequence GTGATTTTGTCTGACCTATCGATCAAGCGACCGACTTTTATTTCTATGATTACCTTTGGCTTAGCAATTTTTGGGTTACTTGCCTATAAAGAGCTTGGCGTAGATCTTTACCCTAAAATCGACTTTCCTATCATCACCATTATTTCATCTCTTCCTGGTGCTGACCCCGAAAGCATAGAAAAAACAGTTACCGAGGTTATCGAAGAAGCCGTTGCTACCCTTAACTCTATTAAGCATCTTCGCTCGACTAGCGCTGAAGGGATATCTCAAGTAGTGGTAGAATTCGATTTAGAAAAAAACATTGATATTGCCTATCAAGAAATACAAGCTAAGTTAGGGACAATTAGAAAAGAGCTACCAAGCGATCTTCAAGAGATAGTGATAGGAAAATTTGATATTGACTCAGCTCCTATTATGGCTCTCCTTATTTCTGGAGATTTACCTATTCAGCAATTATCTTACCTTGCAGATAAGAGCATAAAAGATAAACTTCAACAAGTCTCAGGAGTAGGCCAAATTAAACTAATTGGTAAACAAGAACGTACCATTTGGATCTCCTTAGACCCTTATAAAATGGAAGGATTTTCTGTCACCGTGCAAGATATTTCCACTGCTCTTAAAGCCCAACATATTGAGCTGCCAGGCGGGCGTATATCTTCTTCTACGCACGAATTGGCCGTTAAGACAAAAGCTGAGTGGGAAGAGATAAAAAATTTGAAGGATATTGTTGTCGCTTACCGCCATGGTTATCCTGTGACACTGACTGATATAGGACATATTGAAGATGGGTGGGAAGAGCCAAGAACTTTAGCTAGATTAAATCATCAACAAGCTATTGCTCTTCTTATTACAAGGCAGTCTGGCACAAATACAGTGAATGTAGCTCAAGCTCTTAAAAAAACTATTGGAGAGATTCAGCAAGAGCTAAGGCCCCAAGGCATTAATATAGAGATTGCGCAAGATCTGTCCCTCTTCATTGAACATTCTATGAAAGACATTAATTTTCACCTAATGTTTGGCGGCCTATTAGCGGTCATCATCGTTTTCTTATTCTTAGGAGACTTAAAGATTACAATGATTAGCGCTTTAGCAATTCCTATAAGCGTTATTTTAACTTTTATTCTTTTACGTATAGTAGGCTTCACACTAAACAATATGACCATGCTAGCTCTGTCTTTATCTATTGGAATTTTAATAGATGATGCTATCGTAGTCGTGGAAAACATCTATCGCCATTTAAAAAGGGGTAAATCTGCTAAAGAAGCTGCAGCAATAGGTACTCAAGAGATTGGATTAGCTGCTTTTGCTATTACAATGTCTATCGTCGCTGTGTTTTTGCCTGTCGCCTTTATGAAAGGTATTATTGGCCGCTTTTTCTACCAGTTCGGTATCACAGTAACCTTTGCTGTTTTAATTAGTCTTTTCGTTGCCTTCACACTCACCCCCATGCTTGCTTCTCGTTTCCTTACCTTACACATGTCCACAGGCAAGCTAGCATTAAGCATGGAAAGAATACTCGATAGCTTGGATAGAGTTTACACAAAACTTTTATCAAAAGCTCTTAACTACAGCAAGACCACTCTCCTGCTAGCCATTAGCTTACTTATAGGCACTTTATTTTTAGGAAAATACATTCGCTCTGAATTTATTCCTTTAGAAGATCGCAGCGAGTTTTTTATCAAAGTTAAAGTTCCTTTAGGTTCCTCATTAGTTGTGACTGATGAGGCCATACGAAAAATCCTTCAAGATATTTCTCCTCAACCCTGGGTTAAGTATACTTTCACTACTATAGGAAGCGATAGTTTCAATAGAGTAAATGAGGGCACTGTATATGTCAAAATGACCGATAAAGAAAGCCGCTCTTTAAGTCAAGCAGAAGCGATGAAGTTTGCTCGTGAGAAATTATCTTCTTTACCTCATATTATAACAAGTATAGAGCCAGTTCCTGCAATAGGGGGCGGTGGGCGAAGAAATGCTGCCATTCAACTAGATATCAAGGGTGCAAACCTTGAAAAGATTGACCAGATTGCTAATCAGATCAAAAATCATTTAGAAGAAACTTCTGGTTATGTAGATGTAGACACATCCTATGAAAAAGGTAAACCTGAGATCGAAATTTCTATTAAACGAGATGAAGCAACTGCTTTAGGGGTCTTACCTATCTTTATCGCCCAGGAAATTAAAGCTCTCGTGGGCGGCTTAGAGGTCAGTAAATTCCGTAGCAATGGAGAACGTTATAATATCAGCCTGCGACTAAGTGAAGAATTTCGTAACAAGCCCCAAGATATTTTCCAACTTTCTGTAAAAAATAATAAAGGAAAATTAATCAAACTAAGTAACCTAGTCAATATTAAAGAGAAGCAGGGACCTGTCCAGATTAATCGCTATAATCGCGCAAGATTTATTTCTGTTTTCAGTAATCTACAAGAAGGAAAAAAAGTTCTTGGCGACGCTATTAACGAAATAAATAGCTTTATATCCCAAATAAAAATGCCTCTAGGTTACCGTACAAGTTTTTCAGGCGCTGCAGAATCGATGAAAGAATCTTTTCAGCATTTAATTTTTGCTTTACTGCTGGCCGTAGTCATCATCTATATGGTTCTCGCTTCTCAATTTGAGAGTTTTGTACAACCTTTAGTTATTATGCTATCGCTTCCCTTCTCTATCATAGGAGCCTTAGGAATACTGATCATAACGGATATGACACTAAGCATTTTTACAATTATAGGCATTATTATGTTGCTAGGATTGGTAACAAAAAATGCCATTTTACTTGTTGACTACATCAACACCTTAAGAACACAAGAGGGAATGGATAGAAAAGAGGCTATAATGCTAGCAGGTCCTACCCGGCTACGTCCTATTCTAATGACCACATTAGCCATGATTTTTGGAATGCTACCTATTGCCCTAGGCCATGGGCCTGGCTCTGAATCCCAAGCCCCTATGGCTATGGCTATTATCGGAGGCCTTTCAACCTCTATGCTACTCACCCTGATTATTGTGCCCATTGCTTATTTGATTGCCGAGGAGCTACCTGGAAAGACAAGCCAACTTTTTAAGAAACTTTGTAAACTTAAGGCTCGCTTAACAAAAAGCTCTTAA
- a CDS encoding efflux RND transporter periplasmic adaptor subunit codes for MTRNKFVHFLFMTLIIQGSLKGEEICAIGHIQPSSKSLMGAQVSGRVEKVLVEVGDKVVKNQPLVQLDKNYYEIELALKTAALEGARVELSDAEKNFLRMQKLWERPDGQLPSIPLKKYEEAKSKYDHSLIHVKQFQEDLKRAQLYWEETTIKAPFEGIITKKLVDMGEYITVQPVTSMVEIQALNPLYLEFSIPQVYASTLRLGTPLSFEIDGTHLDCNHAQIDLFYPTLDETTHSLRCRAILDNSDYKIRPGSLARVIIKAGQVANNP; via the coding sequence ATGACGAGAAATAAATTTGTTCATTTTCTTTTTATGACCTTAATCATTCAAGGCTCATTAAAAGGAGAAGAAATTTGCGCAATAGGACATATACAGCCTTCTTCTAAAAGCTTAATGGGAGCCCAGGTATCAGGAAGGGTTGAAAAAGTTTTAGTCGAAGTGGGAGACAAAGTAGTAAAAAACCAGCCTTTAGTTCAACTAGATAAAAATTATTACGAGATAGAATTAGCGCTAAAAACAGCGGCATTGGAAGGAGCTAGAGTGGAGCTGTCTGATGCCGAGAAAAATTTCCTCCGCATGCAAAAGCTATGGGAAAGGCCAGATGGACAATTACCTTCTATTCCTTTAAAAAAATATGAAGAAGCCAAAAGCAAATACGATCATTCTCTTATTCATGTAAAACAATTTCAAGAAGACTTAAAGCGTGCTCAGTTATATTGGGAAGAAACTACTATTAAGGCTCCTTTTGAGGGAATTATTACAAAAAAACTTGTAGATATGGGGGAATACATTACCGTGCAACCTGTCACCAGCATGGTTGAAATCCAAGCTTTGAATCCTCTTTATCTTGAATTTTCTATTCCACAAGTGTATGCATCTACCCTAAGATTGGGTACTCCTCTTAGCTTCGAAATTGATGGAACCCATTTAGATTGCAATCACGCTCAAATAGATCTTTTTTATCCAACTCTAGATGAAACTACACACTCATTGCGGTGTCGAGCCATCCTTGATAACAGTGATTATAAAATTCGCCCCGGATCTCTTGCCCGAGTAATCATTAAAGCAGGTCAAGTAGCTAATAACCCTTAA
- a CDS encoding TolC family protein, whose protein sequence is MMLIFKVLVCYLLAASSFLYGTLTLENCYDLALNYSEMITVAELKALIEQDRTREVYGLHLPQMTAQIDFLTKGNLKRVRHQERTKNARVSLVIPLYNFGHSTHTINAQKSREESSFIKMTTARQKILHATNHAYFTLAEAQKIILIIKESIRSLKGQLRISKDFAEQGLIHENEILVVELELALRQQDLLQAQSNVSIAATQLNRLIGYPLDRQTVVIDLLEPIPYHANLNQLLEEARSNHPHLKALQADIKAARSTLTAEKGKLYPSIYGYTNYSTSDNYALPYRHGLDAGIGIQLSLYDGGSTWAKLRRLRKEMCELEQQYIAAEKDMELYIRTAFSTVENTIQKIPLALKTIQVAEHNLTLVKNHFAEGLITNEDLMIDEEKLLHARHNYYQTLCQYYKAKADLAYAAGLNFL, encoded by the coding sequence ATGATGCTTATCTTTAAGGTACTTGTATGCTATTTACTCGCAGCATCTTCTTTTTTATATGGTACTCTCACACTTGAAAACTGTTATGATCTAGCTCTAAACTATAGCGAGATGATAACGGTTGCCGAGCTTAAAGCTCTAATTGAGCAAGACCGTACGCGTGAAGTTTACGGCCTACACCTTCCCCAGATGACCGCACAAATAGACTTTCTTACAAAGGGAAATTTGAAGCGGGTGCGGCATCAAGAGCGTACGAAAAATGCTCGTGTTTCTCTTGTTATTCCTCTTTACAACTTTGGGCATTCAACCCACACAATTAACGCCCAAAAAAGTAGAGAAGAGTCATCTTTTATTAAAATGACTACAGCTCGCCAAAAGATTCTACACGCTACCAATCATGCTTATTTTACTTTAGCAGAAGCACAAAAAATTATCTTAATCATTAAAGAATCCATCCGCTCTTTAAAAGGCCAATTACGAATCAGCAAAGATTTTGCAGAACAAGGTCTTATTCATGAAAATGAAATTTTAGTAGTAGAATTAGAATTAGCTCTCAGGCAGCAAGATTTATTGCAAGCTCAGAGTAATGTATCCATAGCAGCTACCCAACTAAATCGCTTAATTGGATACCCTTTAGATCGGCAGACTGTAGTTATAGATCTGCTTGAGCCAATACCTTATCATGCAAATCTTAACCAGCTATTAGAAGAAGCACGAAGCAATCACCCTCATTTAAAAGCCCTACAAGCAGATATTAAAGCCGCTCGCTCTACCCTTACAGCCGAGAAAGGAAAGCTCTACCCTTCAATTTATGGCTATACGAATTATAGTACCTCTGATAACTATGCTCTACCCTATCGACATGGTCTAGATGCGGGCATAGGCATCCAATTATCTCTCTACGATGGGGGGTCCACATGGGCAAAGCTTAGACGCTTAAGAAAAGAGATGTGTGAACTAGAACAGCAATATATTGCCGCAGAAAAAGATATGGAGCTATATATACGTACAGCTTTCTCTACTGTTGAAAATACCATTCAGAAGATTCCTCTTGCTTTAAAAACTATCCAGGTTGCTGAACACAATCTGACTCTGGTAAAAAATCACTTTGCTGAAGGTCTTATCACTAATGAAGATCTTATGATAGACGAAGAAAAACTGCTACACGCGCGCCATAATTATTATCAAACGCTCTGCCAATATTATAAAGCTAAAGCCGATCTGGCTTATGCTGCCGGCCTCAATTTTTTATAA
- a CDS encoding C39 family peptidase: MLLLFIGSLLFLPLQASQTLHKEIDQKELHGKSIEWEQTGLTPCNELIVSWDAQRPKHGYYLIKISLLTDNKWSPWLNYAYWGSSHQYTFNCHPRNSSCKTYQDVAKPLGRKKATGFKIRVDCSESSLLKNMHTLHASFTNIQEHKVSFGLAPHYSINLNVKGLSQVTLPDERHMRLCSPTSTTAVINYLSPGIHLSALTFADHVKDSAFDIYGNWLLNTAEASNLLGPSWHSYVARLNNFDQIMESLSRGFPVVVSIKGPLTGSASPYSSGHLIVVKGYEAEKQQVLCMDPAFPTDQSTLVSYSLKDFLVAWNRRKGIAYLFYR, encoded by the coding sequence ATGCTTTTATTATTTATTGGAAGTTTGCTGTTTTTGCCTTTGCAAGCTAGTCAAACTCTCCATAAGGAGATTGATCAAAAAGAATTGCATGGTAAAAGCATTGAATGGGAACAAACAGGTCTTACTCCCTGTAATGAACTCATCGTGTCCTGGGACGCTCAACGGCCTAAACATGGCTATTATCTAATTAAGATTAGCTTATTAACAGATAATAAATGGTCTCCCTGGCTCAACTATGCTTATTGGGGGTCCTCCCATCAATACACTTTTAACTGTCATCCTAGAAACTCTTCATGTAAAACCTATCAGGATGTGGCTAAGCCATTAGGTAGGAAAAAAGCTACGGGCTTTAAAATTAGAGTAGACTGTAGCGAAAGCTCTCTACTGAAAAACATGCATACGCTGCATGCCAGCTTCACTAATATTCAAGAGCACAAGGTTAGTTTTGGTTTAGCCCCACATTATTCTATTAATTTAAATGTTAAGGGATTGTCTCAAGTTACATTACCTGATGAACGCCATATGAGACTTTGTTCTCCTACCTCGACAACAGCTGTGATTAATTATTTATCACCTGGTATCCATCTATCCGCTCTAACTTTCGCCGATCATGTTAAAGATTCAGCGTTTGATATTTATGGAAATTGGTTGTTGAATACTGCTGAGGCATCTAATCTTCTCGGCCCCTCATGGCATAGCTATGTAGCCAGGCTAAATAATTTTGATCAAATTATGGAGAGTCTTAGCAGAGGCTTTCCCGTAGTAGTGAGTATAAAAGGCCCTTTAACGGGTAGTGCCTCCCCCTATAGCTCAGGTCATTTAATTGTTGTCAAAGGGTATGAAGCAGAAAAGCAGCAAGTACTATGCATGGACCCGGCTTTTCCTACTGATCAAAGCACCCTTGTAAGTTATAGTCTCAAAGATTTTCTAGTAGCCTGGAACAGAAGAAAAGGAATAGCTTATTTATTTTATAGATAA